A DNA window from Aureibacter tunicatorum contains the following coding sequences:
- a CDS encoding LysR family transcriptional regulator has product MELRHLRYFLAVAEELNFTKAAEKLFISQPPLSRQIKELEEEVGARLFDRNNKSVILTEAGKFFQIEARKILNQLEATTIKTKKIADNISGEYKIAYTSSTFTNEVTRLVNQLTKLFPFLNIKLFEASSSRQVQALEQERLDFGILRAPVMSPIINSNFWYEESFSLVWNDKTIFEKDISKLSKESFIFFNKNYAPTYHQSLMEICSSYGFKPNILHEANNINSIIELVKAGLGISIIPSKVKERYSDLKFLELNPKFHTNVLIATSKNDTSIVTEKALQILLNQEK; this is encoded by the coding sequence ATGGAATTACGGCATTTAAGATACTTCTTGGCAGTCGCGGAAGAATTAAATTTCACAAAAGCGGCCGAAAAACTATTCATCTCACAACCACCGCTTAGCCGACAAATCAAAGAACTGGAAGAGGAAGTCGGTGCGAGATTATTTGATAGAAACAATAAATCAGTAATTCTAACTGAAGCAGGAAAATTCTTCCAAATTGAAGCGCGAAAAATATTAAATCAGCTTGAAGCGACGACAATAAAAACTAAAAAAATCGCAGACAATATCAGTGGTGAATACAAAATCGCTTACACCAGTTCCACATTCACTAATGAAGTCACTAGATTGGTAAATCAATTGACCAAGCTTTTCCCATTTCTGAATATAAAACTTTTTGAAGCTTCCAGCTCAAGACAAGTTCAAGCCTTGGAGCAAGAACGCTTGGACTTTGGAATATTGAGAGCTCCAGTGATGTCACCCATTATAAATAGTAATTTCTGGTATGAGGAGTCATTCTCATTGGTTTGGAATGATAAAACTATTTTTGAAAAAGATATTTCAAAACTGTCAAAGGAATCATTTATATTTTTCAATAAAAATTATGCGCCAACTTACCACCAATCACTGATGGAAATTTGCTCTAGTTATGGATTTAAGCCAAACATTCTCCACGAAGCCAACAATATCAATTCAATTATCGAGCTGGTTAAAGCCGGTTTAGGCATATCGATCATTCCCTCAAAAGTTAAAGAGAGATATTCAGACTTGAAGTTTCTGGAATTAAACCCCAAATTTCACACTAATGTCTTAATCGCAACTTCCAAAAACGATACATCTATCGTCACTGAGAAAGCTCTTCAAATACTTTTAAACCAAGAGAAATAA
- a CDS encoding class I SAM-dependent methyltransferase, translating to MKKSTINEIRDRFDQDVERFSNLETGQTATIDASFTLDLVTEAAKCIAPNAKTVLDVGCGAGNFTLKLLEKISDLDCTMVDLSQPMLDRASKRLKEKTSSNVNVKQGDIRNVELEEGAFDIILAGAVLHHLRDEKDWELTFEKLFTLLSPNGCLLVSDLLIHDIPSLNDFVWEKYGEYLTSLNGEEYRDKVLAYIEKEDSPRSMSFQFELMKKIGFQKIEILHKNLCFGALAGIKNSKA from the coding sequence ATGAAAAAATCGACTATTAATGAAATAAGAGATCGTTTTGATCAGGATGTTGAAAGGTTCTCCAATTTGGAAACAGGGCAGACAGCTACTATTGACGCCAGCTTTACTTTAGATTTAGTGACAGAAGCTGCTAAATGCATAGCGCCGAATGCAAAGACAGTCTTGGATGTAGGTTGCGGAGCTGGAAATTTCACATTAAAATTGCTTGAAAAGATAAGCGATTTGGACTGCACAATGGTAGATTTGAGTCAGCCGATGCTTGATAGGGCTTCGAAGAGGTTGAAAGAGAAAACAAGTTCTAACGTAAATGTTAAGCAGGGGGACATCAGAAATGTTGAACTAGAGGAAGGCGCATTTGATATTATTCTTGCTGGCGCTGTGTTGCATCATTTAAGGGATGAAAAGGACTGGGAACTTACGTTTGAAAAGCTTTTCACTTTGCTCAGTCCAAATGGTTGTTTGTTGGTTTCTGATTTGCTTATCCATGATATTCCGTCGTTGAATGATTTTGTTTGGGAAAAGTATGGAGAATATTTGACTTCGTTGAATGGAGAAGAATATAGAGACAAAGTGTTGGCATATATTGAAAAAGAGGACTCTCCAAGATCCATGAGCTTCCAATTTGAATTGATGAAAAAAATAGGCTTTCAAAAAATAGAGATATTACATAAAAATTTATGCTTTGGGGCTTTAGCAGGTATTAAAAATTCCAAAGCTTAA
- a CDS encoding LamG-like jellyroll fold domain-containing protein — protein sequence MNAQIPPNRSILTAEIVNSFPYADSTVNTSLGGQNYNVYGCPTQCCSTAVYRIELSTFGSLRGTISNFDPYRAGSLLAYLPANEYPTSDNQLYFLSDQGNSCNYRDTLQLGKGYSWNEERWLNDDINETISPGVYYVLVFNYYNLFDFGSTNTDVTFDFKPYCPDGYECATIEVEICDGSDYISSTGDIYTISGNYIDTVYTQGAQDSLIFTRFKNNHKAYSENLYIDQTYCIGLDTMQNHAVTHRVSFTEFSPKSKDNLKLDTLTGMIENSDFSISTWVQILNQDSLNHSSIASFSSSNGNLISTLGVNKNKNLIVANSSETQNTLKYLADSTWHLVGYTYEASTGINQVFLDGDLIHTFTNPLTINTSSLMTLGAEYGSGMSMNNFFDGKITEVSVWNKILNSADFSSLMQTALDPELNPHKNYLVAYYPMIVNCRADDTILEDYSGNNHKTQASRHLMQKIDELETINGFNSAEHYEIAWKQDGQVFSTLDTIEITDFKEGVYELELKRDYFSISNTWQVYNDSICVCDSTVQIDAITACDSLEWSNGKKYFANASGITDTLTNIYGCDSVVMLDLKINNSSFSTDIQKVCDSLTWIDGNTYSSSASGIYHTLTNSYGCDSIVELNLTIHNLEAMAKADGQTLTAYPADANYQWLDCEENYAVIANANAQIFNTQNEGSYAAVVEKNGCADTTNCVKITKVGIVENSFGESITIYPNPTNGIINIIFSNPQNIVKVSISDANGKIIFKEKYENRQKLNFDFDGPEGTYFLNIKSKNKRASAKIIKINFIE from the coding sequence ATGAACGCACAAATTCCACCGAATCGGTCTATTCTAACTGCTGAAATTGTCAATTCGTTCCCTTATGCGGATAGCACAGTCAACACATCTTTGGGAGGCCAAAACTATAATGTATACGGTTGTCCAACTCAATGTTGCTCAACAGCAGTATATCGTATCGAGCTTTCAACATTTGGATCCCTGAGAGGCACTATCAGCAATTTTGATCCCTACAGAGCGGGCAGCTTGTTGGCTTATTTGCCAGCCAACGAATACCCTACCAGCGACAATCAACTGTACTTTTTAAGCGATCAAGGCAATTCATGCAATTACAGGGATACTCTTCAACTTGGAAAAGGGTATTCATGGAACGAGGAAAGGTGGTTGAATGACGATATCAACGAAACAATATCGCCAGGAGTCTATTATGTGCTGGTTTTCAACTATTATAATCTTTTCGATTTTGGCAGCACAAATACTGACGTGACATTTGACTTCAAACCCTACTGTCCTGATGGTTATGAATGCGCCACAATTGAAGTGGAAATTTGCGACGGCAGTGACTATATCTCTTCTACAGGAGATATTTACACAATAAGCGGAAACTACATTGATACAGTTTACACGCAGGGTGCTCAAGACAGCCTCATATTCACCCGATTCAAAAACAACCATAAAGCATATAGCGAAAATCTCTACATTGATCAGACATATTGTATTGGACTGGATACAATGCAAAACCACGCTGTTACACACAGAGTTTCTTTTACTGAGTTTTCTCCAAAATCCAAAGACAACCTCAAACTTGACACGCTTACGGGGATGATTGAAAATTCAGATTTTTCTATTTCTACATGGGTGCAAATACTTAATCAAGACAGCTTGAATCACTCGTCTATTGCAAGTTTCAGCTCATCAAATGGAAATCTGATTTCTACATTGGGAGTAAATAAAAACAAGAACCTAATCGTTGCCAATAGCTCAGAGACTCAAAATACTCTTAAATACTTGGCTGACTCCACATGGCATTTGGTTGGATATACCTACGAAGCGTCTACTGGAATCAACCAAGTTTTTCTAGATGGCGATTTAATTCATACATTTACTAATCCACTAACTATCAACACTTCAAGTCTTATGACCCTCGGAGCTGAATATGGCTCTGGAATGAGTATGAATAATTTCTTCGATGGAAAAATCACTGAAGTTTCCGTTTGGAACAAGATCTTAAATTCAGCAGACTTTTCCAGCTTAATGCAAACGGCTTTAGATCCTGAACTCAATCCTCATAAAAATTATCTTGTAGCTTATTACCCTATGATTGTGAACTGTAGAGCAGACGATACAATTCTCGAAGACTATAGCGGCAACAATCACAAAACTCAAGCATCCAGACATCTAATGCAAAAAATAGATGAGCTAGAAACTATCAATGGCTTTAATTCAGCAGAACATTATGAAATAGCTTGGAAACAAGACGGACAGGTTTTCAGCACATTGGATACTATTGAAATCACTGATTTTAAAGAAGGAGTATATGAGCTCGAACTCAAAAGAGACTATTTTTCCATTTCCAATACTTGGCAAGTTTACAATGATTCCATTTGTGTTTGCGACTCAACTGTTCAAATTGATGCAATTACAGCATGCGATAGTTTGGAATGGAGCAATGGAAAAAAATACTTCGCCAATGCTTCAGGCATTACTGATACCTTGACAAATATTTATGGTTGCGACTCAGTAGTCATGCTAGACTTGAAGATAAACAATTCTTCTTTCAGCACTGATATTCAAAAAGTTTGCGACAGTCTTACTTGGATTGATGGAAATACATATTCTTCGAGCGCTTCCGGCATTTATCATACCCTCACCAATTCTTATGGCTGCGACTCAATCGTTGAATTAAACTTAACAATTCATAATTTGGAAGCTATGGCGAAAGCGGATGGGCAAACATTGACAGCTTATCCTGCAGATGCTAATTATCAATGGCTGGACTGTGAAGAAAATTATGCAGTAATAGCAAATGCGAATGCACAGATATTCAACACTCAAAATGAAGGAAGCTACGCGGCGGTAGTTGAAAAAAATGGCTGTGCTGACACGACCAACTGTGTTAAAATCACAAAAGTAGGCATTGTCGAAAACTCATTTGGGGAATCTATCACAATATATCCAAATCCAACAAATGGTATTATCAATATCATATTTTCAAACCCGCAAAACATAGTAAAAGTATCCATAAGCGATGCAAATGGAAAAATAATTTTCAAAGAGAAATATGAAAATCGACAAAAACTTAATTTCGATTTCGATGGGCCTGAGGGCACTTACTTTCTGAATATCAAAAGTAAAAACAAACGAGCATCTGCAAAAATTATAAAAATAAATTTTATTGAATAA